TTATACGATTCAAGGGTTTGATTTGAATTACGTGGGAATCATTCTGGGACCGTCTGTATCCTACAATTTTGAAAAAGACGAACTGGAGATTATAACTACCAATTATAAGGATTCAGAGGCATTCAAGGCGAGGGAGGATATTCCTGCAGATCGAGTAGAAGAAGTAAAGACACAGATTATTTTAAATTCTATCAATGTCCTGATGAAACGAGGAATTCATGGCTTATATATTTATGCCTCGGATTCAAAACTGCGTCTGAAACTAGAGTCATTAACCAATTAATTTTTAGGAGGTACTTGAGGTGGACGATATACTGGCTAAAATAAATGGTTTCAGAGAAGAACGTGATTGGCGGCAATTTCATAATCCGAAAGACTTATCTATTTCGATTTCATTGGAAGCAGCGGAATTACTAGAAAATTTTCAATGGAAAACAAGTGAAGAAGTCCTAAATGGGGATATGGAGAATGTGAAAGAAGAGATTGCGGATGTTTTGATATACTCGTTGATGCTTGCGTCAGATTTGAACATGGACGTCAGTGAGATAATTGAGGAAAAGCTGCATAAGAACAGTTTGAAATACCCCATAGCAAGCAGTAAGGGAAGTAGTAAAAAGTACACAGAGTTATAAAATAAAACGGCTCATTCGCATCATGGAATGAGCCGTTTTTTTTGTTCATATCTTCTTCGGCAATCTAAACACCAACACAAAACAAACCAGCAACAGCGCGATATTCACATACATACTCGTCTGCAAGCCGTCCGAAAATGCCTGTGCTTGTGAACCCCCGGTAGCGTCCCCAAGCGTCCTGAAAAATACCGAACCAACAACCGCAATCCCGAAAGAGGAACCAACACGTTGCGCCGTATTAAACATCCCGCTTGCACCACCGCGCTCAGGCCCAACCACCGTCGAAAGCGTAAAACTATTCAGCGGTGCAATAATCAAACCACTTCCAAGTCCTGCGATCAACAACGGTAACGCAATCCACCATGCCGAAAAAACACCATCATGCATCTGAAAAACCACAGAAACCGCAGATAATCCGATTATCACCAAAGCCACCCCAATATGCAGAAGCTTCCGTCCAATCTTCATAATAAACCGATTACTGTTCGCTGCTGCAACTACGCTCCCAATTGCAAATGGCGTAATAGCAAGCCCAGACGAAATCGCCGACTGCCCAAAACCAGTTTGCCATGTAACCGACAAAATGAAGAAAATACTCGTAAATGCCGCAAAATAAACTAGCGAAAGTAGCATTCCTGATACAAATGGTTGATTTTTAAGCAAGTTAGGTGAAATTAAAGGCTGATTTCCGCGTTTTGCCTGCCGTACACTCCACCAATACAATAACAGGAAGAATGGTATCGAGGACGCCATCCACATATAATCGACGAATCGGAACCCGTTGGAGCCTCGTGAAATAACAGGATACAGCAGTAACATCAAAGCAAGCGTCAATCCCAGCACACCAGGAATATCGAATCGCACCTTCTCTTTCGGCGCTTGATGTTTCGGCAAGTAAAGCATCGCCAGAACTAGCGTCACCAAAACAATCGGTACATTGACGAAAAACACTGCGCGCCAACCGTTATCAGGCCCAAATAACTCAATCAACAATCCGCCTGCAAGTGGCCCAATCGCCGTTGCGACACCTATTACCGAGCCAAGTATTCCGAAGATTTTTCCGAGCTGTTTACCGTGGTACATATCCATAATAACAGCATTGATTTGTGGGAAGAATAATCCCGCCGCAAGCCCCTGTATTACCCGGGAAATAATTAAGCTTTCCTCAGTTTGCGCGAAACCAGCCGTGATACTCATAATTAAAAATAGCAAAATCCCAAAGATATAAATATTTTTCCGACCGAAGCGATCGCCTAGCCGTCCCGCTAAAATAAGGACAACCCCAAACGCCAATGCATATCCTGAAATAATCCACTCAATCGATTCACTTGTTGCATGAAGCGCGGTTGTGATGTCTGGTAGCGCAACATTGACAATCGTTGTATCGAGTAATGATATAAAAGCACCCAGCATGATAGAAACCAGTGCCAACATTCTTCGTCTATCTGTTTTCTCCATTTTCGAACCCCCTCGTTTAATTAGTCTATTTCCCCCAAGCCAAATCCTAAACGCCTATTCGAAAGTATATGCTATAATCGATACAAAATCCAATCTGAGAGAGGAATTTCGACATGATAAAAAGTGAAAAAGAGATTGTAAGCGAATTTTTCAAGATTGTGCGATCTGGGAAAGAAATTGAGCGTGCATCGGAGTTTATGGTAGATAGGGTCATTGCACACCAAGTTCAGGCTGAAAAGGAATATAGTGTGACGCGTTCACCGCAAGATTACTCGGATCATGTGCAGGAAATGTTGGATGAGTACGGTGATTTTTCGTTGGAGATTCAAGAGGTGCTGGCTGATGGGGCGAAGGTGTATGTGAGGTGGCGGCAAATTGGAGAGAATCAGAAGGGAAAAGAGATTATCGAGATTGCCAGCGCGGTTTATTTAGTAGAGAATGGGAAGATTGTGGAGTATTGGATTCAGATAGATCGTAAGGGGTTGGAATTGCAGGAGGGATAGAGAGATTCAATTTGAATGGAATATGTTTTAGTGTTGCAAAAAGAATGATGAATTGGTATAATAATATTGAAAAGAGAGCTATGCGACTAACATAACTCTCCTAACAAGGTCATATTAAGAATGATTGGCCATTTTTGTCATAATAAACTATTCAATAGCCTCCTAAGCATGTGAGTAGTTTATTTTTTTCGATCATTTTTCATGTAGGTTAACAAGGCTGTACACGAAGGACTAACAGCTCACTTTGTTCGCGCTTATATTGGAGCTGTAACTCATTTACAATTCGAACAGCCCCAACAAAAAATAGCATCAACTCTATTGCCGTACCAACGTCCACTTTATCACCTCCACTCATTTCGAATCGAATGAAGGTACAAACAATCATAGGCATCACCCCGCAATCGCACTAGGATTTAGCCAACTACTCATAACATTTACTTGTTAGACTCTATTCTACATTATATCCTGCGCAAAAACAACTCGAAAAGAGTTGTTTTTTTATAATAAATAAACGCTATGTCTCAGATATGAGACATAGCGTTTATTACAATTTCAGAGATTACTCTCCCAAATCCACATTATGATATACCTTCTGCACGTCTTCTAAATCTTCCAACGCATCTAGCATCTTCTCGAATTTTACCAAATCTTCTTCTTCGAGCGTTACTTCATTTTGCGCTATCATTTCGATCTCAGCTACCGTAAACTCTTCAATTCCAGTGGCTTTCAGCGCTTCTTGCACGCTATGGAAATCTTCTGGTTCGGCATAAACAATCGCTTGACCATCTTCATCGACGACGTCACGTACATCGATATCCGCTTCCATCAATGACTCCAACAATTCATCCGCATCTTTATCTGCAATTCCAAAAATCGCGGTATTATCAAACATATAAGCAACGGAACCACTCACGCCCATGTTTCCACCGTTCTTACTATAAGCAGCGCGAACGTCTGATGCTGTGCGGTTTACGTTGTTTGTTAACGCATCCACAATCACCATTGAGCCATTGGGACCGAAACCTTCGTAACGTAGCTCCGAATAGTTATCATCGCCTGTACCTTTTGCTTTTTCGATAGCGCGGTCGATGATGTGTTTAGGAACGTTGTATGTTTTGGCGCGTTCAATAACGAAGCGCAGTTTTTGATTGGAATGGGGATCTGGATCGCCTTGTTTTGCGGCTACATAGATTTCAACCCCGAATTTTGCGTAGATACGACTATTATTTGCGTCTTTTGATGCTTTCTTTTCTTTAATATTTGCCCATTTACGGCCCATATTACCACTCTCTTTCTGATTAGGAGTTTCATTTGCTCTGTTCTATTATAAATGTATTGGGCGGATTTGTTAAGTGCGATGCAGAATTAATTGTAAAAGCTGATTTTACCGCTTCAGAAATAGTGATATCTAATGTAGGTATAAATGCTTATTTGTGGATGCGGAATAATTCGATAAGAATCAAAAGTGTCACTTATGGATAGAAAAAAGGTCGTATTACGGCTGGAATGTGTCTAAAATGTGACGAAAAACCCATTTAGTAATTTTTATGTAAAAAATGTTACTAAATTATCATTTTGTAAATTAGCTCTAGTTTAAAATGAAAATATGTGTAAAATGATCTTAGTATGAATAACAAATAGGCAATGATTTCTCTCTATACGGGCTTTATGACAGTATTTCTGCGTGTTCGTGTTTGGAAGGGGATCCTTGTTCAATTGGAGGAGAACAATAGTGAAAAGGTTTTTTAGTCTTTTGGCGGCTCTTCTTTTGGTACTACAAATGATTTTACCGCAATTGGTTACAGCACAAACAACTACAGATACAAAAGATGTTGAGGGCGTTACATTGTTAGATATTGTTATGGAAAAGGGCGCAGATAGTACAGATAATTATAGGCTCAGTGGGCATATGGTTAATCATTCAAACGAAGCAAAGGAAGCAGAAATAAAGGTTTCCGATAATGTGCGAATGAAATTGCTCAATGAAAAACATATTTTAGATGCAGAACAGAATATTTTGGGTGATTTTGATGTAAAAAATAATACTATTCAATTCTTAATTCCTAGTGGAACAGATACGGATTTTCATTTTCTAGTTGCTGGTGAGTACAACGGAGATCTTGCGCAGGATACGGTGACTTTTTCTGATGGTGTTGGGATGATTTCAAAAGATGTTGGGAAAAAAGAGGCTGCAAAAGCAGATACGAAGCAAGCAGAACAGCCGGACGAGAAAGCATTGGCTGCGCCGGGCCCAAACGCTGCGAGTGAAGGACCGCGAGACATAAAGGACATTATGATGTTACTGGGTTACTCAAAAAAGCAGTCGGTTTTGTCAGATATGTCTGTAACGTATACGGATAAAGACGGTCAAGTAGTGACAGAACCGACTGTGGAAGATTCGATTCGTTTTGCGTTTGATTGGCAAATTTCGGATGAACTGGGTGCGCTAATCAATGCTGGGGATTATTATTCGTTTGAATTGCCAGATAATATAAAAGTTCCGAAAAATATGACGATTGATTTAGGCGAGTATGGAACGGCGACGGTAAATACAAGTGGCAAGGTGACATTTACGTTTACGGATGAAGTGAAAGGCAGTTCAGATGTGCATGGGACACTTCATTTTGGGGCTGGTTTTAACGGAAATGGCATTGACGGGCCTGGCGATACGACGATAAAAATTCCGAATGAATCTCAATTGCCAACGATGGAAGTTACGATTAAGCCGATCGGTGGCGCGATGATTGATAAAAGCGGTCATTTTGATAAGGTTCAAAATCCGGATAATGTGATTTGGAATGTTGAAATTAATAAAGGGCTAGATAAATTAGTCAATGCTAGAGTCGTGGAAGAAATTCCAAGCGGTTTGACGTATGAATTTGTGAAATTATATACAATAGATGTTGATTTAAAAGGGAATGTGGTTGCAGGTAGTGAAAAGCTTGTGACGACTGGTTATACGGTTGACGAAAATGGGAATGTGACGTTTACGAATCCGATTAATAGTGCCTACCGTCTTGTGTATAATACCTCGATAAACAATGATAAAAAGCCGCTAGATGGTGGTGAGATTAAGTTTATAAACAATGCAAAATTATTCAGCGATGACGATACAAAAGGAATAAGTACATCGGCTACCGTGAATGCTACATATGGTAAAATACTTGCGAAAGCTGCAACAGGCTATGATTCGGCTAAACAAACCTATGATTGGACTGTAAAATACAACTACGGCGAGAAACATATCGATCAAGTGAATGCTATTATCAAAGATACATTTGGTTCAGATCGGATGACTTTAGTAGATGGTTCCATGGAATTGTATAATGTTACTTTTGATTCAAGTGGCAAGGAAATACTCGGTGCGCCGCTCGTAGCTGGTACAGACTATGAAATCGTGAAAACTGCGACTGGTTTTGATACTCACTTTTTACATGATATAAGTGGCGCGGTTGTTATGCAATATAAGACTGGGATCACTGGAACGGTGGACGGGAATATTGGTGTGTCCAATGAGGTGAGCGTTGATTCAGGACAAAGAGGCAGCGGTTCTGGGACGATATATCAGCAAAACTTAGTGAAGAAATTAGGCGCTGTGGATTATAAAAAAAAGACAGTAGCGTGGACGATCGATGTGAATAAAAACCATTACGTGATGAAGAATTGGAAGCTAACCGACACACTAAGTAAAGGTTTGACGCTAGATACTGATTCGGTTCAAGTTTACGATGTGAACGGCAAATCTAACTTAAAGAAAGGCAAGGACTATGAACTTGTCTATGATCTGCAAACGAACGTTTTTACTATTGAATTTTTAAATGATTATAAAGCGGAAACGGAGCGTCAATTTAAGATTTCTTATAAGACGGCGTTTGATATGAGCCAAGTTTGGGATACGGATGATCGGAATTTCAAAAATAGTGCGTCGTCCACTTGGTTAGATGCGAATGGAAAACCGTTTGGAAGTAGTTCTGAGGCAGTTTTCGATCCAAATCATGCTGCGAAAAATAACGGTTTTAAACAAGGAAGTTATAACGCTAAAACGGGCCACATCACTTGGGCGACAGGTGTTAACTATGATGGTACCGATCTTGGAAATGCCAAACTAGTGGATCCGATTCTTGGAAATCAGCAGTTTGTGCCGAAATCTGTAAAAATCTATAGTTATGCTGTAAATGCGAATGGATCTATTCAAAAAGGTGCGGAGGCCGCTGATTATTCGAAATTTACCATTACGGAGCCTTCGGAAAAGAACAAGAATACGTTAACAGTCGAATTTCCAGACGGTAAAGCCTCGATGTACCTCGTGGAATTTGATACAAGTGTGAAGGGGCAAATCGTGTCCGCAAATTATCAAAATCATGCTGTTTTCAAAAATGATACGTATCCAGATCAGACGCTCAGTGCGGATGTATCTGTGAAATATGGCGATAGATTTGCGCTTAAATCGGGGATGCAGGACGATGATGGTTTTGTGAACTGGTCGGTTACGGTCAATCCGAGCCTCTCGCAAATAGAGGACGTTGTTGTGACGGATCGCCCATCTCCAAATCAATCGATAGACATGGATTCACTCGTGATTTATGGGACGGTTGTCAGTGAAGATGGTTCGCTTTCGGTCAATCGAAGCACTAAGCTGATTCTAGGTGAAGACTACACGCTCAATTTGACGACAGATAATGCAACGGGCCAACAAGAGTTGAAAATTGCTTTTAAAAACGAATTAAATGAGGCCTATGTTATCGAATATCGCACGATGGTGATGATGACTGGCAACACGGATAAAGTTTTTAACAATGTCAAAATCAACGGTAACCATGAAGAAAAAGTAACTGGTGGAGAAACTACTGAACTGGATGTCGTTGTTTCAAGCGGTGGTGGGACGGCAGTTGGCATAAAAGGCAGTATTTCTTTCCAAAAAGTGAACGCGAATGACGAGGCGCTACAAGGTGCTAAATTCCAATTATGGGATAAAACGAATCGTGTTGCTGTGCGTGAAGGCACGATGGATCAAAACGGGAAAATCACTTTTGGAAGTTTGCCGTACGGTAACTATATTTTGAAAGAAGTGAAGGCACCAGAAGGTTATACGGTGTCGGACGAGTTAATTCGTGGCAAGCAGTTCACCATTTCGAAGTCGAGTAGTGATGCTAAAAATATAGAAAAGATCGTGAATACACAAAATAAAGTGACGCTTACGAAACAGGATGAGGAAAATCAGGCGTTGGCAGGAGCCGTATTTAAGTTACAGTGGCAAGTTGGAGCGGATTGGTTAGACATTCGCGTGGATGAGGTATTTAAGACAAACGCGGATGGCAGGCTCGTGATTGAAGGTTTATTACCAGCCAATTATCGTTTGATTGAAACAACTGCCCCACAAGGGTTTATCGTTAATCCAAAGGCTATTCCTTTTGTGGTGACGCAAGATGAGAACGGAAAAATTCCTGATGTGTCAGTAGGCCCATTCACCAATTATCAAGGTAGCATCGAGTTCATGAAGCAAGACGAGGCTGGAAATCCATTAACAAACGCCGAATTTGCTCTTCAAGATCAGGATGATACTGTGATCAGAACGCTAACGACAGACGAAACTGGAAAAGTAAGTGCTAAAAATTTGGCGCCAGGCTCGTACACTATCACGGAAACCAAGGCGCCAGTGGGATTCGCGATTAATACGAAGCAACTCCATTTTACAATTGCTGCGGAGGTTGATGGCAAACCTAATGTGCAAAAACTAGACAATTTTATCAACTATAAAGGTAGCGTTTCGCTTGTGAAAAATAACGAGAACGGTGACCTTTTGTCGGGAGCTACTTTCAAAATTGTGGATCAAGATGGTACCACGGTTCGAACTGATTTACAGACAAACGAAGCTGGCAAAGTCGATGTAACAGGATTGGCACCAGGAACGTATCGTTTTGTTGAGGTTGCCGCGCCGCAAGGTTATTTAATCAACGAGACGCCGGTAGAATTCACAATTACAGATAAATCAGAGGGCAAACCAGCAGAAGTTCAGACGACGTTCACAGATCACCAAGGAAGTTTTAAATTGCAAAAAGAAAATACGGAGCATGAACCATTGGCTGGAGCTGTATTTGAACTTCGAGATGTGGATGGAAATGTTATAAAGACGATCACATCAGGAAACGACGGACGTGTGGAGGCATCAAACATCGCGCCAGGGAAATATACGGTCGTGGAAGTGAAGGCGCCAACGGGATATGTTTTAAATAGCTATCCATTAGAACTCAACATTCCTGAATCAGCACCAGGCGTACCAGAAACTGTCGATTTAGGAGAGTTCACCAATTTTAAAGGGAAAGTGGCGTTGGTGAAAGAAGGCGAGAGCGGTGACGCACTCGAGGGCGCTGAATTTACCATTTATGATACCGATGGAAAAGTGGTCGACACAACGATAGCCGCGTCAAATGGCCGTATTGATTATGGTAATTTAGCTCCAGGTTATTACAAAATCGTTGAAACGAAAGCGCCAAATGGTTATATTATCAACACGAATCCGATGTATTTTACTATTTTAGATAAATATTCGGGCAAGCTTGATTCGGTTGACGTTGGCCGCATTATTAATTACCAAGCGAAAGTGACATTTAAGAAAACGGATGAGATGCATCATGGCTTAGCGGGTGCTACATTCCAGCTCGTAAACCAACAAACGGGACAAGTATTGCAAAATGATATTATGTCTGGCGAAGATGGCACTGTGACGCTTACAGGTTTACAGCCTGGCGAGTATGAAATTATGGAAACCAAGGCACCGCAAGATTATATTTTAAATACAACCCCGCTGAAATTTACAGTCAAAAATGAAATATTTGGAGCACCAGAAGTGATTGAATTAGCGGATTTTGTAAACTATCAAGGATCTGCCATTTTAACAAAAATCGATAGTATGGAAAACGTGTTGGCAGGCGCCGTATTCAACTTGATGGATGATCAGGGCAAAATCGTAGCGGAGAATCTAGTGTCAGATGAAAATGGGGAAGTGAGAGTCGAACAACTCGTACCAGGGAAATATCATTTTATAGAAGTAGAAGCACCAGCTGGTTACGAAAAAGATGAAACGCCGATTCCATTCCAAATTGGTGCAAAGGCAAAGGATAAACCAGAAGCTGTCCAGTTACAATTTACGAATAACAGAATACCTACAAAAATAGTTCCGGTAGATAAGCAACCGAAGCCGGATAAAGGTTTGGTAGTCCAAGAGCATAAGCCAAAACCGAATAAACCACAAGATAAATCCGAAGTAAGCTCGGTAAAACCACTGAAAAGCGACAAATTACCAGCAACCGGAGATAGTCAAACAGAGCCTGTATTGTTTGTTATGATGGGCGCGGTATTGCTTGCAGGATGGTTCAGGTTACACAGAAAATAATTTGAGAATGCGTCTCACGATCATAGTGGGCGCATTTTATTTGTATATTTAAGAATCGATGTATTGATTGATTTTAAAATAGGATGTAACTATGATTTTAAACTCGGTCGTGGTATACTATCTATATAAGGGGTGTGATTAAAATGATGTTTACAGAACCGTCATTAAAACCAAGCCAGCTTGTGAGTACAAGTGAAGTCAACAAGGAATTTAGCAAGATTAAGAAGCAAGCGCGAAATAATCCAATTTTTGTATCGAATAAGAACCAGATCGATACGGTTATCTTAAGTTATGATGATTACCTAGCAATGTATAATCTAGCATTGGAGGCACAAGAGATGGAATACTACAAGCAAGCGGAAGCCGAATTGCGTGCGATTCAGAGTGGGACAAGTGCCACAGTTGCTTTAGATTTATCTGGAATAGAGGATGATGGAACGCCCGATGCGGAGCTTTTTGAATGAGTTACGACATCGAATTAACCAACTTGGCGGCGAAACAACTTAAGAAAATGGATGGCTCGGTGAAACAAATGCTTTTAAAAGGTATCAAACGATTGGCTGAGCGTGGAGATACGATTGGTAAACCACTAGGCGGAGAGCTTGCAGGATGCCGGGAACTAAAGTTTCGCGCGGACGGTTTGCGCCTGATTTACACGATCGACAATGGCACAATTATTATCACGATTTTAACGATTGCCAAGCGAGAAGACGATGTTGTTTTCCAGATGGCTTTGAACGAGTTGAAGAAAGAAATCGCCGCGGCATGGAGTTCCACGCGATAATGTACTATAATAGAAGTATAAAATCGAAATGGAGGAACTAAAATATGGCTGATTTGCCAAAATGCCCAGAATGTAATTCAGAATATACGTACGAAGATAGAGGTCTATTTATTTGTCCAGAGTGTGGTCATGAATGGTCTCTCGATGCGGCCGAAGCAAGTGATGACGTGAAGGTTGTCCGCGATTCTAATGGTAATGTTTTAACAGATGGCGATTCTATCACGGTGATTAAGGACTTGAAAGTAAAAGGAAGTTCATCCGTGGTCAAAATCGGAACTAAAGTAAAAAACATTCGTTTAGTAGACGGCGATCACGATATCGACTGCAAAATTGATGGTTTTGGACCAATGAAATTAAAGTCAGAGTTTGTTAAGAAGCTTTAATTTGCAAAATGGGAGAGGCGCTTGCTTATTTTATGGCGGGCGTTTTTTTAGAGTGGAGGTGGAGAAGAATGAGATATATAAAATCACAAATGAAACAGTTAGTTAGAGAAGATGCGAGATTGCAACAAAAGTTGAAGCAACTGATGGAAGAACATGATTTGGAGAAAGGTTATGCGCTGAAGGCTCTATATCACGCAGAGGTGGCTGATAGTGGGAAATACATGGAAGCTTACAGAGAACTGGATGACTTGAAGTAAGTTTTTTAGCCAAAAAATAGGTTATGGTGTGACGCTTTCGAAAATTGGTGATATGATGATAGCTTAAGATGGAGCAAATGTTACCAATGTATATATTTGCTGGACGCTTAACAATCATGAATTTCTCCAATGAAAGGAAGCGAACACGGGATGCGAAAAACAGCTTCAATTCCACTTTATGCGTTACTTATTGTTATGATTCACATAGTTGCGATTACACTATTATTGATCTATGTGAGAACAACACCGGCTTTACTTGCAAGTGCCATTCTTGCGTATACTTATGGGGCTAGACATGCCTTTGATGCGGATCATATCGTTGCGATAGACAACACGGTTCGCAAGTTAGTAAGTAAGAAAACAGATGGAAACGGCGTTGGATTTTTCTTCTCAATGGGGCATTCGACGGTAGTTATTTTAATGATTTTTGTCCTCATTTGGGTTACTGGGAAATTATCTGGTAAATGGGCATTTATTACGGATTATGGTCCTGCAATTGGCACGATTGTAGCGGGAACGTTTCTAATTTTAATTGCGATTTCGAATATTATTTCGTTGCGAAAATTGATACGAGCGGAACGGGCTGGAGTTGGGATGGACGAGGCTTTGGCATCGCGCGGCTTTATTGTACGCCTTGTAGAACCGCTAAATAAGTTCGTTACAAAAAGCTGGCATATTTACCCAATCGGTTTTTTATTTGGTTTGGGCTTTGATACCGCTACGGAAATCGGGCTGATTACGATTAGTGTGCAATCGAGTACGACGGTTTCGGCGCTGGGTTTGTTATGTTTACCACTATCATTTTTAGCAGGTATGTGTTTATTTGATACGTTGGATAGCATTATTATGAGTCAAACATACGGCTGGGCTTACGATAATCATAAACGGCGGTATCGCTATAATGTTATTGTGACAGTGATTTCCGTT
The sequence above is drawn from the Listeria weihenstephanensis genome and encodes:
- a CDS encoding HoxN/HupN/NixA family nickel/cobalt transporter, producing the protein MRKTASIPLYALLIVMIHIVAITLLLIYVRTTPALLASAILAYTYGARHAFDADHIVAIDNTVRKLVSKKTDGNGVGFFFSMGHSTVVILMIFVLIWVTGKLSGKWAFITDYGPAIGTIVAGTFLILIAISNIISLRKLIRAERAGVGMDEALASRGFIVRLVEPLNKFVTKSWHIYPIGFLFGLGFDTATEIGLITISVQSSTTVSALGLLCLPLSFLAGMCLFDTLDSIIMSQTYGWAYDNHKRRYRYNVIVTVISVVSAVIVGSTILLQFLLSYTKLNTTVSHFIEGIDFNGFGITLMISFLVIWLCAMLISKYQKRT